Part of the Candidatus Binatia bacterium genome is shown below.
TGAGGGCGGGCACGATATCCCTAACGCGCAAGTCCCCACGGATTCGGCTCACGGCTTCTCGCCCGGCCGTCACCCAACTCATGATGTAGACTCGTGGACCATGCTCCTCCAACCCGGTGCACGACTCGGCGCCTATGAAATCCTGGGCCGGCTGGGCGCCGGCGGCATGGGCGAGGTCTATCGCGCGAAGGACCACCGGCTGGGCCGTGAGGTCGCGGTCAAGGTCCTGCCCGCGGCGGTCGCCTCCTCCGCCGACCGGCTCGCCCGCTTCGAGCGCGAAGCGCGCGCGGTCGCGGCGCTCAACCATCCCAACGTCGTCACGCTCCACTCCGTCGAGGACGAAAGCGGCGTCCGCTTTCTCACGATGGAGCTGGTGGATGGCCACGTCCTCTCCGACCTGGTCACGCCGGATGGACTCCCCCTGCCGCGGCTCTTGGACGTCGCGATCCCCCTGACCGACGCCCTCGTCGCAGCGCACGAGCGCGGGATCGTCCACCGGGACCTGAAGCCCGCGAACGTGATGATCACGCGCGAGGGGCGTGTGAAGGTGCTGGACTTCGGACTGGCCAAGGTCGGCGCCGCCGGCGCGATGACGGCCGATCCGGACGCCGCCCGAGCGGCGGAGTCCGAGTGGTCCACCATCGAAGCCTCGGCCCCGCCCCTCGAAACCAGAGCGGGGAAGGTCCTGGGAACGGTCCCCTACATGTCGCCGGAGCAGATCCGCGGCGAGGCGGTGGACGCGCGCTCCGATCTCTTCGCGCTCGGCATCATCCTCTACGAGCTGGCCACGGGAGCCCGCCCCTTCACCGGACCGACCCTGGGCGTGATCAGCTCCTCGATCCTTCGCGACGATCCCGCTCCGGCCGGCACGGTCCGGGCCGACATGCCACCCGATCTCGACCGGATCATCACGCGCTGCCTGGAGAAGAATCCACGCGATCGCGTGCAGACGGCGCTGGACGTCGCGAACGAGCTGCGCCGCGTCAAACGCTCCGTCGAGCCCGGCCGGCCACGGGAGCGCGACTCGGGAGCGATCGCCTCGATCGCGGTCCTCCCCTTCGTCAACCGCGGCCGTGACGAGGAGGACGAGTACTTCTCGGACGGCCTCGCCGACGAGCTGCTCCACATGCTGGCCAAGATCCGCGGCTTGCGCGTCGTGGCCCGAACCTCGTCCTTCCACTTCAAGGGATCGAAGGACGATGCGGCGACCATCGGGCGAAAGCTGAACGTCGCCACGCTTCTCGAGGGAACGGTCCGCAAGGCGGGGACCCGGATGCGCATCGCCGTGCAGCTGGTGCGGGTCTCCGACAGCTCGCCTCTCT
Proteins encoded:
- a CDS encoding protein kinase, whose protein sequence is MLLQPGARLGAYEILGRLGAGGMGEVYRAKDHRLGREVAVKVLPAAVASSADRLARFEREARAVAALNHPNVVTLHSVEDESGVRFLTMELVDGHVLSDLVTPDGLPLPRLLDVAIPLTDALVAAHERGIVHRDLKPANVMITREGRVKVLDFGLAKVGAAGAMTADPDAARAAESEWSTIEASAPPLETRAGKVLGTVPYMSPEQIRGEAVDARSDLFALGIILYELATGARPFTGPTLGVISSSILRDDPAPAGTVRADMPPDLDRIITRCLEKNPRDRVQTALDVANELRRVKRSVEPGRPRERDSGAIASIAVLPFVNRGRDEEDEYFSDGLADELLHMLAKIRGLRVVARTSSFHFKGSKDDAATIGRKLNVATLLEGTVRKAGTRMRIAVQLVRVSDSSPLWSEIYDRTLDDIFAVQDDIAHSVVKELRATLLGEDADSRTSGEVRAEVARAAKGRTANSEAHRLYLQGRHLIDRFTREDTASGIEYLKQALSLDPDFARAWAELGRGYASEANVGWVPVGEGYALARKAVERALSLEPDLAEGHATLGSIQMLYDWDWAGAEASYRRALELAPGNAGVLHRSSVLALSRGRPEQTLELYRRAIEQDPLSSATYNNYGHALHMVGRAEEAEAAYRKALELAPQRVATRALLSLALLDRGRGGEALAEAALEPETAFRLWALTIIHHTLGREAESVAALRELIEKRADGWAYQIAEACAARGEADAAFAWLDRAHAQRDGGLSDARASARLRALHGDPRWKAFAEKMRLDADPAPASA